CATAGCTTTTCGGCTTGGGCACTATGGTGATGGCGTTCCCGCTCTTGGCTACCAGCACCTCATCTCCTTCGGAGAGGCCGGCGGCCTTCCTGATTTTGGCCGGTATTACCATCTGGCACCGGGAGCCGAGCCTGGTGGTCTCTATTATTATGTCGGACATATTTTATGACCCTCCAACATTAAAAGATCTCCTCATACATCTTATCACTTTTCGCCATCAGCGACAAGCCGATATTTAGATGCTTTGCGCTTCACCACGTCCGGCCCGAGCTTCCTCGCTATCTCCCGGGGGTGGCCGGCCCCACCCCCCTGATGAAGCCGGAAAGGAAGGATGCGACCTCCTCCTCGGTCGCAGGCATGTGCTTCTCCCAGGTCTAGCCTCGATCTGGAGCCCGTACGCCTGTGTTCCACTCAGCGTCCCAAGACCGAAACCTCGTCGCCCTCCATGACGCCGACAAAGCGCCGGTGACCGTGACCGGCTCTCGTTCCTGCCCTCGGGCATGATGGAAAGGGCGCTCCAGCCGTCAGAGGGCAAGTGGAATACTACCTTCCTCACCAAGCCTCAGACGAACACAGGGGAGAGGAAACCCGTGGCGGCAGACTGCAAGATTTACCACCTCCTAAGAACAGAAAAACCCGTGCACTGCACGGCCAGACTGAACGAAACTATTCTGTTATCAAGCCAAAAAGCGAAGAATGGTAGTCAAATGCGGTCAACAGGGACGCCAATTGAATGTCCCCCACCTAACACCAAGGAAACTGTCGGCTT
The nucleotide sequence above comes from Clostridia bacterium. Encoded proteins:
- a CDS encoding AbrB/MazE/SpoVT family DNA-binding domain-containing protein, whose protein sequence is MSDIIIETTRLGSRCQMVIPAKIRKAAGLSEGDEVLVAKSGNAITIVPKPKSYAHRLMGLHKSIWQGVDPDAYVRKERDSWEG